The stretch of DNA TATCATAGTTTGTGCAGCGCACATGCATAGCTGTCATTCCCCAAGTATGGCAGTTTCTATACTGACACCACTGCTCTATTGTTGgcgccacataaacatcctgtaatcaataaaacaaatgtattaaATGCGTATATGTCATCCATCGATATGTTGTTCTAACGTGTATCTAGTGAAAgttttcaatttgggagttagATTGGGGTGTAAAACTACCAAATgaacaaatgtttaacaaaagcgtAAGTATGCCAAGCTAACAATTCGAAGTTTTGTTTCCgggagttaaagatgagcattgatcaatccatTGCTCTCACTTTATACAAGTGtgaagtgaacataaattctaatcataaatctaatttactagctgaaactgccaaaaaaaatttgaagcaaatattatagctaggtgaaacgataataAAGTTGTGAAACAATGATTAGTGATGGCAAAAAGTCATGATTCTATGAATTAGTAAATGTactcatgagtactaaaattattatctttagtttagtctatatatatatatatatatatatatatatatatatatatatatatatatatatatatatatatataaatatataggaGAGTCAACGTTAAAGAAAGATTTACCTTCATTCTCCTAACTTcttctgcagcataacgctgctgacgcctgtcagctctaaccataggctgtctgccccaaactttaactacctgatgctcagaaaactttgagTTACCTTCGCTGGAACTTGAAGCATTGTTAAAACTCTGTTGTTCATCAATAAAAGCGCGATCTAGTAATTAAGTAAATCTACCAACATTGGGAATCTTCGGGATCACAGTCAACGCATTTTactagcgataacatttattataacttatataaaaatctcGTGCTGATggttggctaaagaagagatcatatatttttgcttactGACTCTTTTCATATATGCTCACTATGTACGTCACGAATAAAGCACCCGCTTAAATATGAGCGCTGCAAAAACTGATCTCATTCAAgtgcttatatctctggacagagCTAGTCTAAAAAGActaaaatggcatcaaattgtagctaatGTTTTAGACTTATATCGGTCTTAATTCCATTTGAATGACCTCAATAATGCAATCATATCTTCAAGCATTTAGATTCTATTAAAACGTAATTGCTGTATATAGCAAGTTTTTAATGGGACTACTTCTGCGGTTTAACTTATGTAAAGATACTCCATGTAAAGATATTTAAGCTCTGGTCATCTGTAATATGTACAAATGGTGACAGTGCTGAGTGAGTGCAGTAATCAAGGGCAACCGAATCATGGCTCCTAAAATATGTTCTATTCATTTCTAGGTTACTTGATGACTAGCTACTACAAACGCAGTTCAAGAACTTTCGAATGTATAGATGAAAACCCAGAGTACATTGATGGAGAAGGTTCTAATCACGATGGGGCCCTGTTTTACTTTGTTAGAACTGAATGTGACCATGGAGGTCAATGCCCACCATATGTTGACAAACAAGAGCTGACATGTGTTGTCTGCTCCAAGTAGTCTAACAgagtttgatgttttttacaCAACTGTTTAGTTATTGTGTTTGCTGGAGTGTATGCAAGTCTCTTCTATTTCATTTAGTCTCTGCTGACTTTGTGACAGCATTTTTTGTCACACTCTATTAATATCAGCTAGGAGTGAGTATATCATTTGTTTCTAAATCCAACAATGATATGTCATAAGACCTCTCTACCTGTTAAAATGGCAACTACAATGAGAAATACATAAATGTCTGTTTCAGCTTGTTCAACATTTGTGTCTAGCTTTATAAATGCTGAGTTTCATAGCAATACATgcaaaacaataacaatattgTTAATGGATTTTAGTTTGGTAAGTATGATATGACTACAAAAGTCTACTGTTTAGACACCGGTAAAGGAGAAACAGAGCATCTTGGAAAATGAGAAGAGTTTTAAGAACAGTAGGTTTAAGTTTGTGCGTTTTCATGAATCTAATAGCACTGATCTTCAGGTGAATAAATAGCAAATTAACTGATCAACAGGCACAAAAGTCATGCTAATGCATAATTACTCACAAAATTACATAAACAGCGTCATAGAAGCCTAGTCATAGCCTTAAAACGTTGAGTTGTCTACACGACATAGGAAGGACAACTCCAAAAGGTTTAAATTTTCGATTGCTTCAGAATTGTAAAGTGTATGAATGTGTTGAAAGTCAGTACTATGTGGAAGTATTTGTGCATGGCCTGTTATAATAAACTATTTGATTGTGActtataattgaattttacaaCAGCATTTTACATTACAATGGTTAACCATTGTAATAATATAGGGTATGGCAATCCGATGAAGAGCTTTGTGTCAGCTCACATGCTGGGAGTATAGCAGTTCTCTTTAAAAATTAGACATAgactgtaacaactacgtcccatttgagccgttttgaaaagcgaatccaaactacggcggtctcgtgtggctgcgattaactttatgtttttgagcttttaagagcttgtaatcacattcccatatattttgcacctacaacacaacagagtaagacatggtgaatcttatgataccaaataactgtaatgtgaattttgttgcaagtcaacctttaacatctTTGTTTACCAAAGCATCATGGGAGATGCTCATTTCCAATGACCATTGACATGTCACACATTTAATTTAACAGTGAAATAACATTTGAttatagctatttaattttggATAGGACATTTCaccataaaatataaaattatggtgTGAGCATACCAAGTTCAACTCGTATTTTACCATCTTATTGCTTAAATTAGCTTTATAGATTATAGTTgtatctttaaaaaatttttggttGTTTTAGACAATGGTTACCAATTACGGTTACCGGTTAAGGTTTGATCGGTTTGAGTATTTTGTCATTGAATCTCCTTTTCTTGTAGAATCTTGTGGAAAAAGAATGAAGTAGCCGATTATCAAGCTACCAACTACTCTCTATTTTACAACAACGCAATGTTTCTAGCCTTGGTTGTGCTCGCTTCATTTTTTGTGTTCCGAAGTCTCTCACCTAGTCTAAACTACATACTCTCGATGGGGGCCGCTTCAGGTCTTGTGGCTTTAGTTAGCACTGGCACCAAATAACTCTATTCATTTTGTGTAAATATTGATAATGTAGTTCGTACAATGGCTAGTTGGAGTTAATGTGAACATTTTTATCACTTACGTCAATCTATGCTAgtggtaataaaataaatatacattgtttGTTTGTCTATTTGATTCGGTGTAACACCCTATTTGTAAGAATTTGCTTGCCTTTATCTGATCATCTTTCGGCAAACATAACAAAAAATACCGAaggaataaataaaacaactgtaaagtatTTCTGCACATCGCTCCTCAGTTTGCCACAGAGTAGTTGCAGGTTAACATCGTTTGTCTAATATGTTGGCGAGgagaaataataatatagaattaATTGGTAACTAAATTGCAACTAGTTTAACTTATATGATGAAAATTTATCTGCGAATAGAGTTTTTCAGTAACTAAAAGGTTTTTTTAGTTGGAGTCATACAAACAAAATTCATACATGAAAACATTGCGCCTACTGTGAATGTTTATACATATGTGGCCAAGTTCAGTAATTATGAATGGGCTCAAATCGCTACACCTTTGAATAAAATCATTCAACGCAGAGTCTAATATTCACAAAGAGCAGCAGTGGAACAGACACGAAGGATTGGAAGTGCTGGAGCAGTGGAACAGACACGAAGGATTGGAAGTGCTGGAGCAGTGGAACAGACACGAAGGATTGGAAGTGCTGGAGCAGTGGAACAGACACGAAGGATTGGAAGTGCTGGAGCAGTGGAACATACATGAAGGATTGGAAGTGCTGGAGCAGTGGAACAGACACGAAGGATTGGAAGTGCTGGAGCAGTGGAACAGACACGAAGGATTGGAAGTGCTGGAGCAGTGGAACAGACACGAAGGATTGGAAGTGCTGGAGCAGTGGAACAGACACGAAGGATTGGAAGTGCTGGAGCAGTGGAACAGACACGAAGGATTGGAAGTGCTGGAGCAGTGGAACAGACACGAAGGATTGGAAGTGCTGGAGCAGTGGAACAGACACGAGGGATTGGCCTGCCTCATCTTTAAATGCTTCAATTGGTTCAAAGTCAATTGCACGTTCGTCTAATGATAGAGATTTCTTTATTGCATTATGTCAAAAATTATACTCAACTAATATAAACTCTTTCTATTATGTTTTCAAATTCACAAATTTGGATTTTCCTAAATAATAGGTTAAAGTCTTGTTACAGCTCGGAGATAGAAACCCAAACTGTAACAGTTATTCATTAGAAGTAGCTAGCATCAGGTCTGCAGTAACGGCAGCAATCGTCTACAGCTCATCATGCTGATTCCCATCGACTTTCTCATCTACAAATATTAGGTTTGTAATAAGAGTGAGAAACCTATATAACTGTGTCTAGTAATCAATAGACACCCACGTTGCTGGTGCAGTGTTGGTCAGACTCCATTGCTGTTGGTCAGAGGAGGTCACATCAAATTACGAAGATGGTTATAGGAACTTAATCTTTCAAGATGCAAGATCTCTTGCAATCAGGTTTACAAAGAGATATGGTAACAAAACCACTCATCAGACAGAAGTGGTGGCTTCAACTCATATATATCTGGTATTGAACAGCACAAACTATAGCCTGCTTGTAATAGCAATTATCTATTTTCATTAATTGTGGCCACAGGCTATTTTTATCCGCCTcatgacaacattgaaaaactgttttttgtgTTCAAAGATTGAACCTAAAAGTGTACGCTTGTGAAAGCTAGCAATTTATGAGCTTTGGGcaaaaaatctttaattttGTCTTAAAGAATTTAGTTTagatatttataatgattagcTTTCTCCTGCATAAGTGTGTAATGGTTCTCCGCAATAGCTTTACGCTGGATTTCATTGTTTACTGTTTTAGAGAAAGCATGGAAAACATTGGTTTGACATTTGATCTTACCTGTAGATGACTGAGGAAGGTCCGCTTTCATCTGACGTTGTCTGTCTGCCATTAGAACATTTCGTATTTTCTCCAGCCTTTCTCTGTTGGGCATCGAAACAACTTGAAATTGTTTGGTATTTAGCTCCAGCACGCTGTTTGATTCTGGAGTAAATTCTGGCCAAGTTGGAATTCTTGATGAGATCTTTTGGGGCAGATTTGGATTCCTGTGATAATGAGCAGTGGTTCAAGTTTGAGCCAAACTGAGCCTTAGTAAATCATTTATTGGGATTTGTCTTCTCATATGCAAACAAGAACACAGAGTGTTAGACTATGCTACTCTATTCACGTCTCAGCATATAAACTTTGGAAATAAACTGCTTTGCAAGATGCAACTTTTGCAAACTGGCACTTCACAAGTCACTGAACAGCTCGCTAGTTTTAATGGTTAGATGTTGATAGGCCAATGTTCATGGTTGTCTGTTCATGGTTCTTACCCAGTTCTCGCAAAGTTTGTCCACATTTTCATCATATCCACTGACAGCTCTGTATTATCTAGTTCCAAAGAGATGAACGCTTCAGCCAGAGCATCAGCACTAACCATGTCTGCACAGTAAATAAAAAGAATGTTACGCTCTTCAAGGTAGCAATAGACATACAATGAAGAACCTATAAACATGGTACTTTTGATGTTGAAGCTCAACCTTCGAACTCATCATTGTTGCTAGAGTTAAACGTGTCATGATACCTGAGGTGAGATTTGTAATGGCAAAGGTAGTAATTCCTATTATTAATACTAGcagctgtgagagatcgtcatgtccATTAACTATCTGCTCAATTATTCTTTGATTATGGAAAGGTGTTTGCATGGTGAAGATGGTAGTGAACATGGCTGAGAGTCTGAACAACCAGGTTCATCTCTCATGTGGTACAGTATTTTCTCCTAATGCACTTGGTGTGGCTACAAACGGGCATAGCCCTTATTCTAGTAAAGACTACTCATAtgattattgttgttatattaGATATTTCTCACTAGTTCTGCTAGTTCTGCTAGTTCTGCTAGTTCTGCTAGTTCTGCTAGTTCTGCTAGTTCTGCTAGTTCTGCTAGTTCTGCTAGTTCTGCTAGTTCTGCTAGTTCTGCTAGTTCTGCTAGTTCTGCTAGTTCTGCTAGTTCTGCTAGTTCTGCTAGTTCTGCTAGTTCTGCTAGTTCTGCTAGTTCTACTAGTTCTGCTAGTTCTGCTAGTTCTGCTAGTTCTGCTAGTTCTGCTAGTTCTGCTAGTTCTGCTAGTTCTGCTAGTTCTGCTAGTTCTGCTAAGGTAGTATCCATCCAGAGTCTTTAGACTACCAGATAACATCTTATTCGTAATGGCTCCTAATTTTAGCAAAGGGGTTTGATAAATACTGCCCAGCTGTTTATACAAAACCGCCGTCAAGACGCTTCCAGGATAATTAGCTTAAGTTCACCAATCACCATTATCTCtggattattatattatatatctcaTTATATGGACGACTTGTCAGAGGGATATGGACCACTTGTCAGAGGGGTATGGACCACTTGTCAGAGAGATATGGACCACTTGTCAGAGGGACATGGACCACTTGTCAGAGGGATATGGACGACTTGTCAGAGGGATATGGACTACTTGTCAGAGAGATATGGACCACTTGTTAGAAGGATATGGACCACTTGTCAGAGGAATATGGACCACTTGTCAGAGGGATATGGACGACTTGTCAGAGGGATATGGACTACTTGTCAGAGAGATATGGACCACTTGTTAGAGGGATATGGACCCCTTGTCAGAGGAATATGGGCCACTTGTCAGAGGGATATAGACCACTTGTCAGAGGGATATGGACCACTTGTCAGAGGAATATGGATGACTTGTCAGAGGGATATGGATGACTTGTCAGAGGAATATGGACCATTTGTCAGAGGGATATGGACTACTTGTCAGAGGGATATGGACGACTTGTCAGAGGGATATGGACGACTTGTCAGAGGGACATGGACCACTTGTCAGACAGCTTATCACTTATCAGCTTAAACTCCTTGGGCCCTTAGAAATACTGACAAAGTAGTTTCCTCTAGTTCCATTTTTACTCTTTCCTTTTTCTGTTCAGATCTCAGCTGTGACGTGCTTTGGTCTTCCAAGTTACCATTTTATCTGAAGTAGACCCTCTTTGCTTTATGCATACCCTGGTGTGACAGCCTTTAGTGTGTCAAACCCAAGCGTAACATCCTTTAGTCTGTAGGCCCCAGTGTGTCGGCCCTTATTTTGACAGCTTTAGTGTGTCAGCGCCTAGTGTAGCAGCCCCAGTGTGTCAGCTCTCAGTGTGTCAGCCCTCAGTGTGCCAGCTCCTAGTGTAGCAGCCCCAGTTTTTCAGCTCTCAGTGTGTCAGCTCTCAGTGTGCCAGCTCCTAGTGTGACAGCCCCAGTGTGTCAGCTCTCAGTGTGTCAGCCCTCAGTGTGCCAGCTCCTAGTGTAGCAGCTCCAGTGTGTCAGCTCTCAGTGTGTCAGCTCTCAGTGTGTCAGCCCTCAGTGTGCCAGCTCCTAGTGTGCCAGCCCCAGTGTGTCAGCTCCCAGTGTGACAGCCCTTTGTATGAGAGCATGAAGGCACTTGCCAACTGTTTACAAAGGTGGCCCAGTTGTTTACATTCAGACGTTtgattttggaaaatttttaaGGTCATTGGGCCAAAAAGCTAAACCATTAGTTTTTAGCAAACATAACTAGCTACCTTTCCAGATACCACCCTTAGCTGCCTCCGCTGCAACATTCCCTGCTCCAAAGAGTAGAGGCAGTTCATCGCCATGGTCAGCACCACGTTTCAACCAATCCTGCAGCTGCCAGAGTGGGTTTTCCACATTATGCAGCTCAGTGAAGTAATAGCCATAGGTAGCCTTGTCACTGACACTGTGCTGCTCGAGCTGATTGGCAGTGTCTGCGTTGAAGAACTGCTCACCTGAAGTACAGACAGAAATTAAACGGATATCTTTGCCCTCCATAAATTGtttaaaggctgacttgcaacgaaattcacattacagttatttggtaccaaaatattcaccatgtcttactctgctgtgttgtaggtgcaaaatatgtggaaatgtgattacaagctcctgaaagctcaaaaacgaacagttaatcgcagccatcacgaaaatgtcatagattggaatccctttccaaaatggctcaaatggaacgtagttgaacacgatggcttctgtttacactttcatgcaacctcattcgtcaaaatattttcacaaatatacttcacgcattcactaaaaccatgtctattgtcctcatgcatctatttcatcattattCTAATGCTGTTATTTTGAGCACtggtatctcaaaacctaccaaaAAATTCATCAAATTTTTGACCTTAgattgaacgattgcatatcaccctctgataaacatgacgagcctgttggtgacctgtgatagtcaaaaattgctgcagaaaTAATTCGCGATGTTTGGCatgaagtatgggtcacatgatcagattacaactagacaATTAGActaagctgaaacaaaactgtaaagtagcgagcatctatatttgatactagCTTTTTGGTGAAACACGAAATGTTTGTcttaaactaatgctacgagacgttttatattgagccttttattgggctttcaatttacgtgataacatcacgtgacaaaacaataaccaaaacgTTTGAGAGCGTCATCAAAATGAAGAGATTTCacactacggcgttttcgtgatggctgcactcaactgttcatttttgatcttttaagagcttgtaatcacattcccatatattttgcacctacaacacagcagagtaagacatagcgaatcttttgataccaaataactgtaatgtgaattttgttgcaagtcaacctttaaacatcaATCTTTATTATATTTTCAGAAAGGAGGTTGTTAATCAGAAACATTCATCAAGAGGTGTTTAACTTGCCCACATTAAACCAGCATATTCAGGTGCCTACATCACTGTTACCACTTATAAACTTCAGGACAGTTAATAGCTCTTACTTTTACATCTACCTCCAGTCGCCAAAAAAACAGCAATTGTTGAAAAGTTACAAATAAGAACGCATTAACTGAAATTAAAATCGGAAAGACTACTAACTTTAACCTTCATTATGGTTATGCTCTGCTTTGAGATTAAGGTCAGACTTTGAGATTAAGGTCAGACTTTGAGATTAAGGTCAATAGATTTAATTGTTTGGTCTTAAAGTCAGTCAAACTATTATCACAGAGTAGTTCTGACAGATGATGTACCATGGCCACTGCATGAATTCTAAGAGCAGAATCTGATGTTTAGTAACATTGAGTCCTTATTTGGTAGTTGAAGCAAACTATACAAAGCAAACATTGCAATTGACGTTTTAATAACTTAgtgactagctgtaaaacaatCGCTTTGGGAGGAGTTGCCTGCTCAcaccaaaaatttatgtaatttgAAAGCGTGAGTAGGGACTTCTTTGTGAGATTCACATAATTTAAACTGGTTTAACAGTTATCGCAatctaaacaaattttagttGTTTATTACTATCAGacttgaaaataatttgatGGAAAGAAAACGTTTAGCATCTCACCGCTTCCTCTTATCTTCAAAGGACAAAAGATATGAAAGTTGAGatcaaatgataaataaataccTAGAAAGTCAACAACTCTGAAGGCTCGTTCCTTTGGACTCATCTCTTCATTTAGACCAAAAGCATTTACGATGAAGTTGGTACAGAGTTGAGGAGAGAGAGGAGTAATCTGGGTGAGGCATTTAAAGTTGATATACTCTAGCATCATATCATAGTCGACACCTTCATCGACTGACTTGTTCTGCGCTTCCGCCATCCCCCGCAGCTCAAACTCATAAAATAATCCTCCTTCCTGTTTGTTGACACCAGCCATCACATCAAACCTATTACACATACAACCATTTTTAatgcatataaaataatatctgataacTCTACCTCTATATACCTCTGTTCTTACAGTATGTGACATATTCACACCTAGTGTGTCTCATACAGAGATTTGCTTTTACAAATGTCAAGCAGTTTCAGGAAGGGTCTTTGAAAAAGAAAAGTCAAACATCGCTGAATGTGTGAATAAGAAATGATTTATTGAACATTAGTAAAAGTCTTTTTTGGTGTTTCTAATGCAAAACTCAACAAGTAAAGTACATGTGAGTAATTCCGATGTGTTCAAACAAGTCACACTGGGTTTAAGAGGTTTCCGAGTTCTCTATAGGCATCTCACCTTTACCAAGCTGACAAAGAAATAATGCAGTGCATCACCTCGGCTCATAAGCCTTCTGACAATGTCTATGAAGCAGCGTACCTGTGAGAAAGTTCATAGCTGAGGTTCTCTACAGTGTCATCAGAGAAAAAGTCATCATCAGCGGTTGGTACCATGTACGTAGGAAGCTGCATCTCTACTATTTCCTGAGCTGTCAACTTCTCCATACATTCATACAAATCTTGGTCAACCGCGCAGGCCTTCTGCTCACGGATAGATTTCTCTATCTCACTCCTCATCCTCGGTGATATGTCAAACATCATGAAGGCCGTCCCCGACTATAAAATCATGTCAGTTTTTTGTGATGAGCAGTTAGCATGATAGCTTTGGTAACTTTAGTATATAATCTTGGTGATGTGAGAAGGCTGCAGAGCAGCGTTTAAATAATCTCTAATGTACATTACAAGAGCTAAGTTTTTATCTAATATCATCCTTGGTGACATTACGTAGTCAGGTTAAATTCTGTTCTTTTTTTTCAACTTATCCATTCAACTGAAATCTTACATTTTTTTCACTTTATGCTGATAAAATTTCATGAtctcaaattttgttttctcagttttatTATAAGTTGCTGCCTGCTAGATAAGATAGAAATGAGCTATATTATCACCGGTCAAGGCTGTTCAAAAGAAATTAGACTTTAAGACAAAAAACTAACTCTTGTAATGGATTATCTTCCGGGTACATAAAACTTCTGCCAATATAAAGGAGCACTTAGTTGACTGGTCTCGTGTAAGTGTAAACAAACCATATGTATGGTACAATTATACAGATGGTGCAGCTGTTGGCATGTAGTGACAACACTTGACAATCTCGTGTGTCTCATTGTAATAATTAGAGAATATTTGAATCTATTCTACAGCCAGATTAGTGTAGCAGTCTGGCACTTCGCTTGCAGATTACACCATTAAGTATTCTGATAAAGTTCCACTCTCCAACGATTTAGGGAAATGATGTCATCCACCTATTGCAGTTGCATCCTGGTAAAACAACTAAATTATCTTCcgaatgtttaaaataaaatgacgATGAGGCTTTACTACATAGTTGTACAGCTGCACACAGCTTGAGATATGGTCCTGCAagtatttgaaatttacataatACTTTATTTAGGATGGTCTGTTTCATTTCTAGCAGGTAAGTATGATTTCTCCTGAAACAATATGAC from Watersipora subatra chromosome 2, tzWatSuba1.1, whole genome shotgun sequence encodes:
- the LOC137387368 gene encoding bile salt-activated lipase-like isoform X1 gives rise to the protein MAAYSLILLMAACYTCHISNAQPVVTLSHGGQLRGRSETFQDVPVDLFTGVRYAEAPVGDRRLKKPRRLPAWQGIVDATSPGNRCPQIELAGGDAKYVGDEDCLFMDILVPGGVQTAEKKPVMLYIHGGGLMSGTGICYVSGSIAVTGDVIVITINYRIGVLGFLSTTKGTGNYGLWDQREALLWVRDNIAHFGGDPDLVTIFGQSAGGASVSSQLIGQHNDGLFKRGIAQSGTAFMMFDISPRMRSEIEKSIREQKACAVDQDLYECMEKLTAQEIVEMQLPTYMVPTADDDFFSDDTVENLSYELSHRFDVMAGVNKQEGGLFYEFELRGMAEAQNKSVDEGVDYDMMLEYINFKCLTQITPLSPQLCTNFIVNAFGLNEEMSPKERAFRVVDFLGEQFFNADTANQLEQHSVSDKATYGYYFTELHNVENPLWQLQDWLKRGADHGDELPLLFGAGNVAAEAAKGGIWKDMVSADALAEAFISLELDNTELSVDMMKMWTNFARTGNPNLPQKISSRIPTWPEFTPESNSVLELNTKQFQVVSMPNRERLEKIRNVLMADRQRQMKADLPQSSTDEKVDGNQHDEL
- the LOC137387368 gene encoding bile salt-activated lipase-like isoform X2 yields the protein MAAYSLILLMAACYTCHISNAQPVVTLSHGGQLRGRSETFQDVPVDLFTGVRYAEAPVGDRRLKKPRRLPAWQGIVDATSPGNRCPQIELADAKYVGDEDCLFMDILVPGGVQTAEKKPVMLYIHGGGLMSGTGICYVSGSIAVTGDVIVITINYRIGVLGFLSTTKGTGNYGLWDQREALLWVRDNIAHFGGDPDLVTIFGQSAGGASVSSQLIGQHNDGLFKRGIAQSGTAFMMFDISPRMRSEIEKSIREQKACAVDQDLYECMEKLTAQEIVEMQLPTYMVPTADDDFFSDDTVENLSYELSHRFDVMAGVNKQEGGLFYEFELRGMAEAQNKSVDEGVDYDMMLEYINFKCLTQITPLSPQLCTNFIVNAFGLNEEMSPKERAFRVVDFLGEQFFNADTANQLEQHSVSDKATYGYYFTELHNVENPLWQLQDWLKRGADHGDELPLLFGAGNVAAEAAKGGIWKDMVSADALAEAFISLELDNTELSVDMMKMWTNFARTGNPNLPQKISSRIPTWPEFTPESNSVLELNTKQFQVVSMPNRERLEKIRNVLMADRQRQMKADLPQSSTDEKVDGNQHDEL